The sequence ATGGATATGATTCTTGATCCTACATCAATGTTATAGAAGACTCCAATAATCTTTACAGTTcacaatataaattttatgtctCATATGCACACATATAACCCATTTTTAGTCCTCCATTTAAACCATAACTCAGCTTACACAATGAATATATCATTGAAACTTAATGTTGAGGTTTATGccttaaaatccaatttattggcatgtcataaataattaaattgtttaattatatgagattatttataaatgaactaataggacattatcatagtccttgagatgcattgtatgtgatttatgtgatttagtcatagaagatataaatcacaagttccttgtaaactcaaaacgTAGTTCATAGTtgatgatgaaattgggcgtttCATTTGCGATGACTATAACAcatcaactaagatggtttgtcttgatcatggaagagGAGACTTCTAGCTGATGTGTTGGGTAACCACACGTAGTGTTaagggaacacatattctcaagatggaatccataatctctttttatagagacatGAAATATctccttgagataagtttaatgagaaCTGGTTATCAGGGGgcccactttagtaaagagtttctaaagtttatatttattgaaatcgatttcaataaatgtgaataactaaaagattaaatcgggtactcaaggataaaatagttgtttacaaagtgacacTTCCTTATGACTTTTTTCACTATGGATATTTTATGGAGGGGTCAAATGATATCTCTggagtcttgggatataatttattaataaggcctagattgcaactatatttatatagtggtattaagtATAATTATTAGTAACTTTAGaattgtcaagagttgacagataagCCCAAGACCCATtagagctagagtcttatttgttcattttggtcccatctcaagccacaaactaaaacccaattgggcaaacccaaaaggctaacccaattagataatcagtttttatttaataagagttattaaataaaggaaCTACCTAGGTAGTTAGAATGTGcatatgatgaaaagaaaagaaaacaatttttttctataatgaGAAGAAGAACTTTCTTTAGAATCAATTTACATAAAGATTGATTGAGCGACCACTCTTCTCGGGCATCATGTGGAACTGGGATGTTGATTAgaggtattctcaagtctttttttttttttgaatttcactgcattaaggtacgctttctattatttattcaagaattcaaggttacatgttatctctcatgaatgaagtagatccgtgtTTGTTGCTTTCGTTGTGTGTTTTGCATGAGATGCAAAACCAAATTTTCCAACAATTAATAACTATGTAGAATATAGCTTATTTGTAATTGAGAACTAGTTTTggccaaaaagaaaatgttagtGGGAAATTTGGAAATGCATTTGTATTGACTTCTTTAGTGATGCACTTCTACCCCCAACAAGCTTAGCTCATATTGGATTTATAAGGACAAGTATTAGTGCgacaattaacaagcttacaaATCCTTCACTGGCTGCAAAAATTCCTACACTGCcatttcaatttccttttcttctctaaTGAAAGTTCAAGTATATGATTATGGGATTGGTGTCATCTAATCTAATGTACCTTGCCTCCTCACCTACCACTGCATGATGCTTTTACCAAAGCAACATCTCAGTTGTACAACATCActgaaaaaattcaacaaatagcTACAAGAACTGTTTACACACACAATGAGTCTTGaaaaaaatgaaccaaaagCTTATAACAATTCACATGCTCTATTTATGTATATCAATTCATAGAAGTATTTCATCAAACACATAATTTGCATTACAAACCCACAAAcgaaaatagaaatagaaaataaagacaaactCAAAACAAATCATTGAAAATACTAtgaaacaaaacccacaaacaaatcaaacgaatcccaaacaaaacccacacaCAAATCAAAGGAAACCCaaacaaacccaccaaaaaaaaaaaaaatgaaacccacGGAAAACCCCAGAGCCTTTATGATTCAGATTTagtagaaagagagaaatagagaggataaagaggaagaaaagagtTGAGAGAGACAAACCTTGctgcaagaaagagagaaagaagtacTGAGaacagaggaagagagagtgtgATAGTTCTGGAGCCGATGAAGCACTGAGAACAAAGGGCAAGCGTGAGGTGAGGGATTTCTAAATTCTTGGGTTTGTGAGGGGATTTCAAATCCATGGATTTGGACCCTTGAAATCCAAGATGGATTTGGGCCAAATACAAATCCAACTCTTTTAACTTATCCAAAcaatggatttggatttgggcccacacaaatccaaatccaaattcatgTCCGTCATCCAAACAAACCATAAGTGTTAATTGGTTGTCTATACCTTCCTGTGGTATGGAGACCGATATCTCTTTGGACGAACAGCATCTCCTTGGACGACCTATTTTCATGCTTATGGTGCATCTTGCTATTTTCTCCCTTCTCAAGATTATTTCGGGTGTTGTTGGGCTTGGACGACCCTTATGGATGAATGAGACTTGTTATAAATCACCATCactattgatataaaatttcCAAAGACTTCCAATTTATAGGTACCAAAATCCATGGTTGCCTACAGTCCAGCTATACAAGCTTCATATTCTATCATATAATTGGTGCAGTCAAAATGGAGCTTGATTGCTAACGTGGCACCGAAGACGCACTTGTTAGTATTTAACCTTGGCTAGAACTTCCTAAGACATTGCAACAACTTACATAGGTTTATCAAGTGATTTTCCAAATTATGAGATTTAGCAATTATGCTGTCAATGTAAACTTTCATCTCCTAGTACAGCATTTCATGGAATAGAGTGACCATGGCTTTGTCATTTTTCAAACGGAAAGTCACAGCTTCGTACATGAAAGTATTCTAGTGTGTGATAAACGTCGTTTTTGTCTTGTCTTTCTTAACTATTTTGATTTGGTTATATCTCGAAATATCCTCCATAATAGAACATTGTATTGATAGCTATATTATCAACTAATGTATTAATGTGAGGAATAGAGTAATTATTTTTAGGACTGACCGATTAAAATCTTGTTAGTTTGATCACATCTTAACCTAAATCCCATTCTTTGCAGAGAACTTACCTCCCAAGGACTTCCCATCTCTTTAGAAGTGTATAagtgttcataaaaaaaagagagtataaATGTTTATTCTActctattgttttttttttttttttactatttctatcttgtcttttttattttcataacaatCCCCCTAAAAAGAGTTTCCACCTTGTCTTCAAATGAATAAAAGAAGGGTTAGAATACAATTATACATTTtaaatttggttgaaatttatttaagattttaactttaatttcattcaattaagtttttaaaattttaaaattattaaatttaagcCTTATGTTAATTCcacttaaaaacttaaaaaactctttaagaGTACTAAAATAATTATAGTCAAATTTAATTGGGGAAATTtgcattttaaatatatttttaaagcgTTTATTTgtcaaaggaaaaagaaattaaaaaagaaaaaaggacgTTTCTTTCTCAGTCACAACAAAGAACAAACTGGGCAAAATCAGTGTCCTTCAAGCAGCGACGCCGCACTCAGTAGTCAGAAGTCGGTACAGTCTCAGCCACAGCGTCAGCGTCAGCGCACTTTCAATTTCTGACAAGTCATGGCTTTCTCCGCCGTAACAAAACGCTCTCGCTCTATCGGAGCCATCCTCTTCAACGCTAGGCTCTTCCCAAATTCCACTTGTAGAAGTAGAAGTAGAAGATTCACCACCGAAACTTCTTCAGCTTCGAATCAAACGAATCTGATAAAGCAATTGAGGGAACGAACGAGCGCGCCCATAAAGGACGTGAAGGCCGCACTGATGGAATCCAATTGGGACATCGAGGCTGCCCAGACTGAGCTCAGGAAGAGAGGCAAAGTACTGGCGTCCAAGAAGTCCGCTCGTTCAGCCACCGAGGGTTTGCTCGCTCTCGCTCTCTCTCACACTCCCACTCACAATAGGGCTGCTCTTATCGAACTCAACTGCGAGACCGATTTCGTCGCCAGGAACGATATTTTTCAGCacttggtttgtgtttttttttttttttgttcacattTTCCGATTTTGCtttttacatacatatatttcTTCATTGCTCAtgcttcttatttttattttttatttttttaggctTTGTCTTTGGCGAAGCAGGCTTTGCTGGTGGAAAGTGGTACTCAGGCTCAGCTGGGTTTTGGTGCTGGCGGGTTTCATGTTGGACCTGAGACTCTCGAGGTATGGATAATCTGTTGTTAGCTttgtaattaataattattatgttGTTAGGACTGTGATTAAGTTAGTTACACATACCAAAAATACTTTGTTCGTGTCaatttttagtttagttttgtAGACActttgtttgggagttcataaggaaTGGATACTCATGGGCTAAAGTTTAGTTAGGAGTGGTGATAGTTAGTGTGTACGGGATACAGCTGAAATCATGTTTTGTTTTGGAAACAAGATTTcagttataattgtaaaatcGTGTTTTCAGATACACTGTGTACGGCAGTGTGCATTTCAGTGTGTGAGTTTAGGGACCAATGGCGTATTTTACCCTATAcaatatttgattatttatagCATTGTTTAAttggaagaagaaagagatcAGAGGGAGAATTCACtaattgtaaaatatatttatttgaagaAAGGAAAGGTGGTATATTTTCTTTGGCCCTTATAGGTGAAGAAAAATAAACTACAATTTTGCATATATGGGATATCAAAAATGAGagcttgtttatttatttagctATTTTTAGCTTAAATTTTTTCAAGTAAAGCATGTCCATAAAATGGCTCTTGGATCAGTTTCAAGTAAAGCATGTCCATTTTATAAACAAGAgccattttatttataattgtttcAAGTAAAGCATATGGGATATCCATAAACAATTTTGCATATATTCTAGTATTCTGCTAATTACTCGTGGATCAATTGATTAATTTTCTGCTTCTTTGTTAAGATGGtaccatatttttttaatgtagatTTCAAAATAACCCTAAGGAATAGCATAATTGACTGGAGACAACACTGCATGAAATGGGGGTCATTAGTTCGAACCTCCCTCCCCTTGGGGCTAAAACTTACTTATAAATTTTGGACCTATACAGCTCAGGGCTTATGTGGATTTTGGACCTTGAGAGCTCTTGtctatttttctaaatttctaaGTTAAATCATGTGATGAAGGAAATAAAGGCTGAGATATTGTAGTTTTCTCTGTTGATGACCTCTACTTTGGCTAAATTGAGTCTAAAAGGGGCCTTAGTTTCATATTGTCCATTTTGCCAACTTCGTAAATTTTAGACCTTGGTGCGACGGCTAGTGCCTTCTGCCCAAGCAATGTATTGTGGGTATGAGTTTGTGAACTGGGTATTGCTATGTTACACgtatttcttttgattctttttatcGGTGAGTTATACATGCATCCAGTGAGTTTTCAACGTATCACATTCTGCCCTGATTTTAGAAATGGAGGAAGGGCTGTATgaactagagctcattggcctAATTGTGATCTGTGTTAGTAAGATTTAATCATGCTTTGAGAATTTCACCTAGTAATATTGTATCGCGGTCAAGGACTTTGACAATTTTAACCAGGTCATAAAGCTGACATGAAATTTATGTACTGGTGACAATGATATTTAGTCTATGCATGgtgaaaatttagtttttttaaggaaatagtGAAAACAGGTAAAATTTTCGAATTTGTTTCTGggaaattctgatttttttttttggtagaagtTGTTAGTCTATGGTCAGTGAGTTAATTTATCTTCAATCGTATCAGGAGTTGAAGTTAAATCTTGAACATCCAAAGATTAGTGGAGAAACAACTGTTCATAATGCAATTACTGAAGTGGCTGCAATGATGGGAGAAAATGTCAAACTTAGAAGGGGATTTGTGATGTCTACATCTTCAAATGGTGTTCTCTCTACCTACCTCCATACCAGTCCTCAACCAGGTACTGTAATGTCaaactgcttttttttttttttttggggttagcACCCACTAGGTTTTGAGCCCACAACTTCACCCTCTACACCATTTTTCAGAGGGAGGAGAATAGAGCTCATTGGCTAGTGATTTCAAACTGTTTCCCTTCCCTTTATTGGAAGAAATTAGACtctcttattctctctctctctctctcacacacacacacacacacacacgtccTAAAATGGAACTCCTGTGTTCTGTGATACTGTTTAGATGATAAGTTGGTAACCTTGGCCGGACTAAGAGGATTGTCTCATTTGGCATGAACCATGAACTATTAAATGTTTGATCTGGAACAGGTTTGGGTCGTATAGCTGGAATTTTAACTCTTGAAGTAGAGGATGGAAATTCTCAACTGGAGGCTCTTCAGCGTGTTGGATCAGAATTGGCAATGCATATAGTAGCAGCCAAGCCATTGTTCTTGACTAAGGAACTTGTTTCTTCTGATGCATTGGAAAGTGAAAGGGAAATTCTTAAGTCTCAGGTACTCAGTGACATCATTAAGCACTAATAATTGGCTCTATGCTAAACATGAAATGAGCAGTGAAAGCCATTTGTTGATATGGTCAATAGAGGGCCTTTTAAAGCACTGAATTGTAGCATGGAATCTGTTCGTTGACTTATTCAATAAATGTCATCATTGTTGTTCTATGAGGTGCCAACtgaaatttttatatgaatgtGGCTTTTTTCCGCCCTCTTTGGGTGTATTAAGTTATGTTGATGGAACTGTAACTAGTGTGAGAAACACGTGGAAGCATCACAAGTAAGTTTCTTATTACCATAGGTTTTCATCAAAGATCATCATTAAATCTATATCTCTTTCAACTAGTGATGGATGAGCTAACTAAATTGATTCAAGATGAAGTCTCttagtatatttttttgaaatgataaGAGTTTTAGTGGATGAACTAGATGTGAAGTtagaaatttgaagagatgTTTTAGAATCTAAAGGCTTTCGGCTAAGTAGGAATAACATAGAGTACATCAAATGGAAGTTTAGTAAAAGTAGAAACAAAGATGAAGGAGTTGTAAGACTTTATGGTTAAAAGATACCAAAGAGGGAGAGCTTTCAATATATTGGATAATTCATAAAGATAAAGAGATTGAAGAGGATGTGAATCATAGGATAAGAGTAGGATGGATGAAGTGTAGGTATCAAGAGCACTCGTAGATATCTATTTAGATAAATGAAAACTTTTATTAGATTAGTTATGCTATATGGTACAGGATGTTGGGTTGTTAAGACGCAACATGTTTGAGTGTAGCATTGTAGCTGAAATGATAATGTTAAGATAGAAATACAAGGAAagatatgattaaaaaaaaaaaatctattaaagaTAGGGGTAAgccctattgatgaaaagatatGGGAGAGTCATTTGGGATGGTTTGGTCATGTGCATAGGAGAATGATTAATGCACCAATGAGAAAAAGTGAGTTAATCAAGTCTAGGGAGCGAAAAGGTAAAGGAAGACCTAAAATAGCATTATTAGAAGAAATATAAAAGGACATATCGTTTAAGGAGATATCAGAGAGTATGACTTCGAATAGCATAAAGAATACATGTGGGCAACCCTAACTAgtctattgaggatccaaatgtcaatcccaaaattttgggacttaGGCTTGGTTGTTATTTTTGTGTATTCATAGATCCCAAGCTGTGATGTTTTTTGGATTATTCTTGTAGAAAATGGTGGTGATATTTTCATGATGGTGGTGTGTGCATTGAAGATTATTGGTCCTGTGAAGAAAGTTGAGCCTTTGGAGAAAAATTTCTTCAGCGGAAGACATTGACTCAAAGGAGGGTCATTGATAGGAAAGGATTGATGTAACCAACTTCAAGTAGCCATGTAGTGTTGCTGTGCAAAGGCTGTTTCTAGGCTCTAGCAAATGCATTCCACTGGAAACTTGTTGTAATGAATCTCCTCTCTACTATAATATGTATGTGTGGTTGAGTAGACATACATGTGCTTGATCTCCAGCACTGTTTCTAGCAACTGCATGCCACTGGAAACTTCTTGTAGTGAATTCCCCATCTCTTTACCATAATAACCTGATTTGTTTGGTATGATTTTGTTAGACTGTGGTTGCTTCAAATGATCTCTGCCCAGCAATTATAGGAACTTAAAAAGTATGAACCATCAGATATCACaggggccttttttttaatacagtTTAGCCCCAAAGGGAAATTTGAACTAGGGACCTTTGCTTCATGAGTTGTGGTCTTCAGTCAATTGTGCTCCCCCTATCCCCTCccctccctctctttttttcttttgttttcagatagctttcctttttctttttttgataagtattttCAGATAGCTTTTCAATGATGATTATGCGAATCTATTCTATCTCCTCAAACTATTCTGTAGTTTTCTGCTAATTTGCAACATCCTTCTAGCTACTTGTCATTGTAATGTTCATTCTGgtagttttagattttaaactatttatttggtttttctttacaGGCTGAAACCAGTGGGAAGCCTCAGATGGCCATAGAAAAAATGGTAGAAGGTCGACTTCGTAAATACTTTGAGGATGTTGTTCTAATGGAgcaaaaatttgttatgaatgATACCATAAATGTAAAGGTATGTGAGGCCAGCttgtattatttgaaattatgaaatttgattaCTAGAAAATGGACCATAAGATGAATCTAATTTATTCTTCAGATAACATGACCAGAAAGATAACAACAGATTAATCAGTTTTTGTTTGGAGAATGAGGTATCTagccaaaaactaaaaataagagAACCTGGCAGAACTTTGTGTGTCAAACACTGGCCATTTTGAAGTTTAAGTGTATaacaaatgtttttttcctCGTGGGAGGATAATATCTTTCTGTGGAGATATGTTCATTTTGGATTTCTCATTCTACCTTTGTTTCTTATAATGatagattttataatttaactCCCTTATCACTATAAAAGAGTATATATAATTTAGCTCTTAAATAGTTAATTGTCAAATTACAGTGAGGGCTCTGCATTTGAGTTCATATGGAATTTTTTCACACCTGTAATTTTATAGCTGTGCATATTATCCACcggtttcttttctttaattctacGGGCAGTAATGCATGTTGCGTATCTCCATATTCAATAAAAAGGTTTTATCCAGTGCATAAGGTATCGCCATATTCAATGTCTTgaaagaatttggatttgggATGAAATAGTAATTGACACTTGACAATGACAATGACAAATGAAATAGGATGTCTAGATCTAGGTTAGTATTTGAGAAGGAGAATTTAAAGAGGCAGAGAGATTGGAAAGTAACTTCTGATGAACCTTATCATCTCTATGTAACATCCTTGCATGTCCCTAAATCCTCCTACATCTTCATTGGTTTGTAGTTCTCAGAAGTGAAACTGTGAAAGTAAAAGTGGAgatatatattatgaaaaaaatgcaACATAACAATTAACATGTCACCTGTTAACTTGCTCACTGAGGATGACGGGTTTCAATTTTAGCTGTTGTATTATGGAAAGGTCCATTTTAGTTGAAGTCCATGCCAATATATTAGCTCATCCTTGTGTATTGATGGTGGTCTGGACAGTAGATTTTGTTGTTTCAAGCTAGTTTGTGGTGTGGTGTACTTATTGTATCATCATATGTTGACTGTTATATGGATTTCTAGTATTGCTAATGAATTTCTGTTCAAtcacacaaaaagaaaagagagaagcaTGAAAAGATGTTGACGCCATAAGCCATATGTTACACTCGTGGGATCTATGTGTAGCACTACGACTCCATACAGTGATGAGTATAGAAGAGTCTAGACCAACTATAGCTGGCTCCGATTGGTGTCTTCTTATAATAATCACTAGAAGACATTAAGTTTAGCTTAATATTGATTTATAAGACCTCATCAAAACATAGTTTCTCTTCACTTGTTTGGAGTATTAACCGCTTTATCTGCCAGTATCTATAACATGCAGACATGCACAACTGCTGGCAAGTTTCATATGTGAGCATATTTGTGCCCTGTATTATTTGCTATTTTGTAGTTGACTCATGTTTTATACATTACTCTACAGACGCTGTTAAATAATCTATCCAAGGAAGTAGGCTCACCTGTGAAGATAGGGAATTTTTTCAGGATGGAAGTTGGAGAAGGAATTCAAAGGTAGAAACCATACACTTTGCTCAATGTATGTTCTTTGGTCCAAGCAATACCATTGAGCTTGTCAGTGTAACTTTTTTACTACCATTAATATGAAATGTAATGTGTTTGTTCTGAAATGGTGTTCATATGAGTTTTGCTTTGTCATCACCTGTGTAGCTTCCTTAATCTTAGATAATGTAAAATGTAATGTGTGTGTTTTCCATCAGTTCTTTGGCTATAGCCATGGACCTGCTCAAGATCATAGTTATCATTATGTCTGAACGTATTGAATGTTGCTCATAAGTTTACCCATATTGATGCTCATCCTACTAGGTAGAACTGGCACCATAAAGGCTTCCGTTTGGAGCAGAAAGAGTCAAGCATGTTATTGCGTATCAAATGTATCCCTACAGGATACAACAATGATACAGCCCATACTAGTCAATTCTCATTGTTGACTTGACATTTAAGAAAATGCTCTGACCACCATTAGTTCCTTATTCATAGCATATGCATGATCACCTCCCTCCTTTCTTATGCTATTGCATTCTTCTTCATGGCAAAGCACTTCCTTGATTTCACTGTCTCATCCGGTGTATCTCCTTTCAGAAGCCTAGGGAAATAAAATTCTGGGATGAGGTTCATTTTTTCCATGTAATATTTGCATAGGTTTTAGCCAGTAATGACAAAATTGAGAATTACCGGAGTAGATTTAGAGACAAATGTGATGtaacatataaaatgatatgAACCAGTTTGTGAAATGTCAGTATTGGTTTTATTCATCACTGAACTTCATTTTGTTTAGTAAGTTTCTGTTGATTTTTGGGAGGCTACCTTGAATAATTTGTAGTCATTGTCATTGCTATTTACGGTTGCGTGACTACCAAAGCTTCTTATCATTTGGGCATGCTGAACTAGGTCTTCAGGGCCTAATCTGCATATGTTGTCTATGATTGTCATAGTCTTTGTTGTATGCTCATTTTTCAGTTCATTTTGTTTGGAGCCTGAGGTGAGATTATGCACCTTATACCCTgcagcaaaaatattttttgctttaCCCAGCACATGGCCTTATTGTGTCCTATATTTTTTCACTAAAATTGCTACTTGTTCTACATAGGCTGGAAGAATCGACTGCATCTGAACCTGTGGCTCAGGCTGTTTAATGTAAGGTAATGCCACTCTCATCCAGCCATCCAGGGGACCCATTAAGGTAGAGGTTAATTTTGAAGATGTCACTCCAGGACCCCAGGTCCAGGGTTGgggattttgttttcatttttagttttgatgGTCTTTCGCATGTTTTCGTGCACTCCCCATCTTAGTTAGTTACCATTAAAAATGAGGCTTCTTGAGGAGCGGAATGTTTGAAGTGCTCCAAAGTTATTCTTTTGGGGTTATAAAATGCTAcatcttatttttgttacaGAATTTTGAGacttgtctttcttttttcacccTACAAAGTGAAATTTAaggataggttttttttttaattgtttttttatttttttataaagaatataCCAAATGCTTATTTAATGGAAGTATTTGGGTTTGCATGGTTATTCATTTGCGTTCGTATGCACTTTATGTTCAATTAGGGAGCATTAGCTACAACACCAAAGTTTTGTCCTATGAGCAAATTTCAATAAATGTCTAAGacctattttttatataaatcgttactacttatattttatatatatatatatatatatatatacatatataaaccATTACTACTGAttaattaaatgataattttgCAACCTAacggatttttttcttttttgggtttttattctTCCAGATGAAGAAAAACACGATTGTTTAGCATATTACATGGTTTTATTCAAGATCGCCTCTTGTATGATTATCCAATTTTgattccttcttttcttttccttttactttttttggtcCCCAAATCATAGAAGAAGCTTTATCCTCCCACATCCCAATCTCCTCGAACCCAAAATATAATCACAGTTGCACACGCCTTAGCTTGCTTAGCAAAGGATTTGGCTGGTCCAAAACTGTGGCTGTGCAATATTTTCATcctcaatcaataaaattactatctttttctctaaaagaattaaaaatataatcacAATGTTGAATTTAcacttagtgtgtgtttggattcgACTTAAGCTGCGTTGCGTTTCTTGTTCCTacgtttctgttttttttttttttttcacgcgttttgttttggagtaatgcagttactgttcattgaacagtaaccgcaaatgttgactttctgcagtgaacagtgcatatatgcactgttcacggacccacaaattacaataactttttcattgaaaatgggttctacggtactatttacacatttaaaaattattttgctacagtgttttcaattttcagttttcagtttcagcaaaataagttctatccaaacacacccttagtttgttttgaagtaaaatattttacatgtaaaaacattttcaataaaatattttcaagtgtttgatGTGTCAAGTAAAATATTTCAAGCAAACCACCAAAATCAGTCTCAACCACTAGAGTCATTGGTGTTGAAGGTTGGGTGACCGAAAATGGTGGCTCTGGCGACTAGACTGCTGGTGACAGCTGTTGGAGCAGCATCTCTGGTGACTAAACCACCAGCATTGGTGGCTAGAATGGCATCTCCAATGACTGAACCATCGACACCATCGTTGGAATGGTGGCTTAAGTGATTGGACCCTAGGCATCGGTCGCTGGAGCAGCGACTCCAGCCAATGGACTATAGGCATGAGCTGTCCAACCCACTACACTGGTGACCTAGCCACTAGATGGGGTGAGGGGAAACCATCatgtgtttttgtaaaatatttgaccaaaattttaaagataaaaacgttttataactttttataaaggattttaCAATCAACGGAAAATAATTTACAAGTTTGACCACATTTTATATT is a genomic window of Quercus lobata isolate SW786 chromosome 2, ValleyOak3.0 Primary Assembly, whole genome shotgun sequence containing:
- the LOC115975746 gene encoding elongation factor Ts, mitochondrial-like produces the protein MAFSAVTKRSRSIGAILFNARLFPNSTCRSRSRRFTTETSSASNQTNLIKQLRERTSAPIKDVKAALMESNWDIEAAQTELRKRGKVLASKKSARSATEGLLALALSHTPTHNRAALIELNCETDFVARNDIFQHLALSLAKQALLVESGTQAQLGFGAGGFHVGPETLEELKLNLEHPKISGETTVHNAITEVAAMMGENVKLRRGFVMSTSSNGVLSTYLHTSPQPGLGRIAGILTLEVEDGNSQLEALQRVGSELAMHIVAAKPLFLTKELVSSDALESEREILKSQAETSGKPQMAIEKMVEGRLRKYFEDVVLMEQKFVMNDTINVKTLLNNLSKEVGSPVKIGNFFRMEVGEGIQRLEESTASEPVAQAV